The proteins below come from a single Candidatus Eremiobacteraceae bacterium genomic window:
- the murF gene encoding UDP-N-acetylmuramoyl-tripeptide--D-alanyl-D-alanine ligase → MSLLTIERFARVASARYEPSKASHDRRLTEAAFAPSTDSRTIQAGETFVCLRGPNHDGHRYADVAAQRGAIAVVAEEGASLPSGVDAPVLRVADTKRAYMAGASEARSRAKRCTVVGITGSVGKTTVKSMCAQLLRENRATIETPENENNELGVSKACYALDDSTRVAVIEMGARAPGEIAELVDVARPDIGVLTNVGEAHLEFYESREQLARTKFALFSRGAKAVLNAADEWSRRLAPESGVERSAVWVRLCGDPRTQGLTLEAGVPKDGAVPLTFGSSHALARWRLVGEHHLRDALLAAGAAILAGMTFEEAAERIGALALPAGRFEQHVLASRAIVIYDAYNASPTSVASALDAFAEVPAARRIAVLGSMAELGADAPAQHEVTGATAARSGIDALYCGGVFAERLAAGARGAGMPPDRISVFADNAGVAARLRGLIGDGDAVLLKGSRVQRMEEILAALLGDGEAS, encoded by the coding sequence GTGAGCCTGCTGACGATCGAGCGCTTCGCGCGCGTCGCGAGCGCGCGCTACGAACCTAGCAAAGCATCACACGACCGGCGCCTCACGGAAGCGGCGTTCGCGCCGTCGACGGATTCGCGAACTATCCAGGCCGGCGAAACGTTCGTCTGCCTGCGCGGTCCGAACCACGACGGGCATCGCTACGCCGACGTAGCCGCGCAGCGCGGGGCGATCGCCGTCGTGGCTGAAGAGGGCGCGTCGCTGCCGTCGGGCGTGGACGCACCCGTGCTTCGCGTCGCCGACACGAAGCGCGCGTACATGGCGGGCGCCTCCGAAGCGCGTTCTCGGGCCAAGCGTTGCACCGTGGTCGGCATCACCGGCAGCGTCGGCAAGACGACGGTCAAGTCGATGTGCGCGCAGCTGTTGCGCGAGAACCGCGCGACCATCGAAACGCCCGAGAACGAGAACAACGAGCTCGGTGTCAGCAAAGCATGCTACGCACTCGACGATTCGACTCGCGTTGCGGTCATCGAGATGGGAGCGCGCGCGCCGGGAGAGATCGCGGAGCTCGTCGACGTCGCGCGGCCGGACATCGGCGTTTTGACGAACGTCGGCGAAGCGCACCTCGAATTCTACGAAAGCCGCGAACAGCTCGCGCGGACGAAGTTCGCGCTCTTCTCGCGCGGCGCGAAGGCGGTGCTCAACGCGGCCGATGAGTGGTCGCGACGTTTGGCGCCCGAGTCGGGGGTCGAGCGATCCGCGGTGTGGGTGCGTCTGTGCGGCGACCCGCGCACGCAAGGACTCACGTTGGAGGCCGGCGTGCCCAAAGACGGGGCGGTCCCGCTCACATTTGGATCATCGCACGCCCTCGCGCGGTGGCGGCTCGTCGGCGAGCATCATCTTCGCGACGCGCTGCTCGCGGCGGGCGCTGCGATCCTCGCCGGTATGACGTTCGAGGAGGCGGCTGAACGGATCGGCGCTCTCGCGCTGCCGGCGGGCCGCTTCGAACAGCACGTCCTGGCAAGCCGCGCGATTGTCATCTACGACGCGTACAACGCGAGCCCGACGTCGGTCGCATCCGCGCTCGATGCGTTCGCGGAAGTGCCGGCGGCGCGGCGGATCGCTGTCCTCGGAAGCATGGCCGAGCTCGGCGCAGATGCGCCGGCGCAGCACGAAGTGACGGGTGCGACCGCGGCTCGATCCGGCATCGATGCGCTCTACTGCGGCGGTGTTTTCGCCGAGCGGCTCGCAGCTGGCGCTCGTGGTGCGGGGATGCCGCCCGATCGCATCTCCGTGTTCGCCGACAACGCCGGCGTCGCGGCGCGTTTGCGGGGACTGATCGGCGACGGTGACGCGGTGCTGCTCAAAGGTTCGCGCGTGCAGCGGATGGAGGAGATCCTCGCCGCGCTGCTCGGCGACGGCGAAGCATCGTGA
- a CDS encoding coenzyme F420-0:L-glutamate ligase yields MNRRTFVVDVEGLPPRIVALPVRTPVVRSGDDLPSLVAGCVRGIASPEDVVCISETAVAIAQGRSIAAEAIRPTMLARILSDRAGPYATVSQPESMQLVMDSAGTLKVLAAVAVGAAGRLIGRRGDFYRILGPTISQIDGYTGTMPPYERHIVLGPIDPASQATAIAAACGAHAAVVDANDLETVAILGASAGVDEDAICACLRSNPHGNGDEQTPIVVLKYRAATGSPPASPLVRAAAR; encoded by the coding sequence GTGAACAGGCGCACGTTCGTCGTCGACGTCGAAGGGCTGCCGCCTCGGATCGTCGCGCTGCCGGTGCGGACCCCCGTCGTCCGGAGCGGCGATGATCTGCCGTCGCTCGTGGCCGGCTGCGTTCGCGGCATCGCATCGCCAGAGGACGTCGTCTGCATTTCCGAGACCGCCGTCGCGATCGCGCAGGGCAGGTCGATCGCAGCAGAGGCGATCCGCCCGACGATGCTCGCACGCATCTTATCCGATCGCGCCGGGCCCTACGCGACCGTCAGCCAGCCCGAGTCGATGCAGCTGGTCATGGACAGCGCGGGGACGCTGAAAGTGCTCGCTGCCGTGGCGGTGGGCGCGGCAGGCCGCCTCATCGGCCGTCGCGGCGATTTCTACCGCATACTCGGACCGACGATCTCCCAGATCGACGGCTACACCGGCACGATGCCGCCCTACGAGCGCCATATCGTCCTCGGACCCATCGATCCGGCCTCCCAAGCGACCGCGATCGCGGCCGCATGCGGCGCGCACGCGGCCGTCGTCGACGCGAACGATCTCGAGACGGTCGCGATACTCGGCGCGAGCGCCGGGGTCGACGAGGATGCGATCTGCGCGTGTCTTCGCTCGAATCCGCACGGCAACGGCGACGAGCAGACCCCGATCGTCGTGCTCAAGTATCGAGCGGCCACAGGTTCGCCGCCCGCAAGTCCACTCGTGCGAGCGGCGGCGCGATGA